A section of the Prevotella melaninogenica genome encodes:
- the cas10 gene encoding type III-A CRISPR-associated protein Cas10/Csm1, whose translation MNNIREHIYLSAILHEIGKFYQKADTENITITSSPINIGELEDLFYLKQEAKYTLWTKLFIKENQQVFNKLLRNTQNESSNKDNLKSLVKGQINKIEQIIKEALLLSSGKEDYTEEHSTESESNWKSCKNERLIPILETIGNQDELLTNKEWHQLPVQKLIPSIDNFPQQEITEVPNYSNLWKGFKSEFASLTHSTYQTFSGNLLTLLYKYTSFIPSNITHSPDISLYDHIKTTTALAICLYDLMCSGEKPKDRFLLIGADLSGIQSYIYQIVSKYAGKNLKGRSFYIRLLSDAVVRYLLKQLNLFQANIIYNSGGGFYLLAPNTTGIKQKLKTAIKEIEQRIFTTHGTSLYVAIDSITVSDDALLHRNGEDIGKLWGNLFIKKDQRKNQRYAAMMEEDYKRFFSPQSGLNKFDCISGEEIPANEQSYSEGELSPLRYITKEQIVLGHKLRDFDLLIISESEVPYLADKCSVEPAQLGFHYYLLKQEELIKVKDKICFEKEPLTILQANTSKDGDNLVKIIENSNTVYGLFYYGGNELGCTRIPTFEELCHKSDTDNAFRRLGVLRMDVDNLGRIFQAGINPQYTSLSRYATLSRSFDYFFSGYLNEIWRETDPSKSIIIYSGGDDLFIVGSWEKTVEIAKRIREDFRKYTCNNPNLTISGGVTLLSPKFPIMKGAEESAIEEDRAKKHRCKQLEKNSFALLNTALNWDEEFPAVEALKNEIKELHIDDAIKSSFISKVLRHRTNAEIDSHKITNFKTYWMIAYDMGRMKNRTKNVQAKELINQYIKEICGNSSCLNNKTIKSYYHPLELWALACRWAELELRTNK comes from the coding sequence ATGAACAACATTAGAGAACATATCTACCTATCAGCTATACTGCACGAAATCGGAAAGTTTTACCAAAAAGCAGACACCGAGAATATTACTATAACTTCTAGTCCGATAAATATAGGTGAACTTGAAGATCTATTCTACTTAAAACAAGAAGCTAAATATACCTTGTGGACAAAACTATTTATTAAGGAAAACCAGCAGGTCTTTAATAAGTTGCTTAGAAACACTCAAAACGAGTCAAGTAACAAAGACAATTTGAAGAGCTTAGTCAAAGGTCAGATTAATAAAATAGAACAAATAATCAAAGAAGCATTATTATTATCTTCTGGTAAAGAAGATTATACAGAAGAACATTCTACTGAAAGCGAAAGCAACTGGAAATCTTGTAAGAACGAAAGATTGATTCCCATTTTAGAAACAATTGGTAATCAAGATGAATTGTTAACGAATAAAGAATGGCATCAACTTCCTGTACAGAAGCTGATACCTTCTATTGATAATTTTCCTCAACAGGAAATTACTGAAGTTCCTAACTATAGCAATCTATGGAAGGGGTTTAAAAGTGAATTTGCCTCACTCACTCACAGTACTTACCAAACTTTTTCAGGCAATCTCTTAACATTACTATACAAATACACCTCTTTCATTCCATCCAATATAACACACTCTCCAGATATTTCACTCTATGATCATATCAAAACAACAACAGCACTAGCCATCTGCCTTTACGATCTTATGTGCTCAGGAGAAAAACCAAAAGATCGTTTCCTCCTCATTGGTGCCGACCTCAGTGGAATTCAATCATATATCTATCAGATAGTATCAAAATATGCTGGTAAAAACCTTAAAGGCCGATCTTTTTATATTCGTTTGTTATCAGACGCAGTTGTGCGTTATCTATTGAAACAACTAAACCTCTTTCAAGCAAATATCATATATAATAGTGGTGGAGGATTTTATCTTCTAGCACCTAATACAACTGGTATCAAACAGAAGCTTAAAACAGCTATCAAAGAAATTGAACAAAGAATATTCACAACACATGGAACATCACTATATGTTGCAATTGATAGCATTACAGTTTCTGATGATGCTTTACTACATAGAAACGGAGAAGATATAGGTAAACTATGGGGGAATCTGTTTATAAAAAAAGATCAACGAAAAAATCAAAGATATGCAGCAATGATGGAAGAGGATTATAAAAGATTCTTTAGCCCACAATCAGGTCTCAATAAATTTGATTGTATCTCTGGAGAAGAAATTCCTGCCAACGAACAAAGCTACAGCGAGGGAGAACTTTCACCACTCCGTTATATTACAAAAGAACAAATAGTTTTAGGCCATAAGCTCCGCGATTTTGATTTACTTATCATCAGCGAATCAGAAGTACCTTATTTAGCAGACAAATGTTCTGTAGAGCCTGCTCAATTAGGCTTCCATTACTACCTTCTGAAACAAGAAGAATTAATAAAAGTGAAAGATAAAATATGTTTTGAAAAAGAACCGCTAACTATTTTACAAGCCAATACAAGCAAAGATGGTGATAACCTTGTAAAAATAATCGAGAATTCTAATACCGTCTATGGTTTATTCTACTATGGTGGAAACGAATTAGGCTGCACAAGAATACCAACTTTTGAGGAACTATGCCATAAATCAGATACAGATAATGCTTTTAGGCGATTAGGAGTTCTAAGAATGGATGTCGATAACCTTGGACGTATATTCCAAGCTGGTATAAATCCTCAATATACATCTCTATCACGTTATGCAACATTAAGCCGTTCGTTCGATTATTTCTTCTCAGGTTATCTAAATGAGATCTGGAGAGAAACAGATCCAAGTAAATCAATCATCATATATAGTGGTGGTGACGACCTTTTCATTGTTGGTAGTTGGGAAAAAACTGTTGAGATTGCAAAACGTATAAGAGAAGATTTCCGTAAATACACTTGTAACAATCCCAATTTAACTATATCTGGTGGTGTCACCTTGCTATCACCTAAGTTTCCAATAATGAAAGGTGCAGAAGAAAGTGCTATTGAGGAAGATAGGGCTAAAAAACACCGATGCAAGCAATTAGAAAAGAATTCCTTTGCTCTACTCAACACAGCATTGAATTGGGATGAAGAGTTTCCAGCCGTTGAAGCACTAAAAAATGAGATAAAAGAACTACACATTGATGATGCCATCAAGAGTTCCTTTATATCAAAAGTTCTCAGACATAGAACTAATGCAGAGATAGATTCACACAAAATTACAAACTTCAAAACCTATTGGATGATTGCGTACGATATGGGCAGGATGAAGAACCGTACAAAAAACGTACAAGCGAAAGAATTAATTAATCAATACATAAAAGAGATATGTGGTAATAGTTCATGTCTAAATAACAAAACTATAAAATCTTACTATCATCCTTTAGAACTATGGGCATTAGCGTGTAGATGGGCAGAATTAGAACTACGAACAAACAAATAA
- the csm2 gene encoding type III-A CRISPR-associated protein Csm2, producing MVTPYKENRYPDKRRNSWNTNKDGSETPEEILTKANFDESWITEGANERLPDFAEVLGKYMARNGLTNSKIRSIYGEIKRIQMGKFEIEKASFFLLRPKVAYAFGRDEKNKGLKLFKLIFERVYLLVKDQKTYNNFCNLIEAILAYHKAYGGKD from the coding sequence ATGGTAACACCTTACAAAGAGAACAGGTATCCCGACAAGAGAAGAAACAGTTGGAATACAAACAAGGATGGGTCTGAAACTCCAGAAGAGATTTTAACCAAAGCTAATTTTGATGAAAGTTGGATTACGGAAGGAGCCAACGAGAGACTTCCAGATTTTGCTGAAGTCCTTGGAAAATATATGGCAAGGAATGGACTTACCAATTCTAAAATCCGCAGTATTTATGGAGAAATAAAAAGAATACAAATGGGTAAATTTGAGATAGAAAAAGCTTCTTTCTTTTTACTCCGTCCGAAAGTAGCCTATGCTTTTGGAAGAGATGAAAAAAACAAAGGATTAAAACTATTCAAACTCATCTTTGAGAGAGTATATCTTCTTGTCAAAGATCAAAAAACCTATAATAATTTCTGCAATCTTATAGAAGCTATCCTTGCATACCATAAAGCGTATGGAGGAAAAGATTAA
- the csm3 gene encoding type III-A CRISPR-associated RAMP protein Csm3, which produces MEEKIKLLHYKELSMTTTRLKKKVVYTGTIILKTGLHIGGTNAALNIGGPDKFVVRNPLTNIPYIPGSSLKGKLRCLVELANGESNEGKPSNNPQSKAGALFGTAGDSESNHASRLIVRDAVMATQNDDENELKIFGLKRSDILDFSNTDLPFTESKTEVNIDRITAKANPRTFERVPAGAFFKLEMILNIFEGEDESSLRSTLNQGITLLHDDYLGGNGSRGYGQVGIKIIKEDEKTY; this is translated from the coding sequence ATGGAGGAAAAGATTAAATTATTACATTATAAAGAACTATCTATGACTACAACAAGATTAAAAAAGAAAGTTGTCTATACTGGTACTATTATATTAAAGACCGGTTTACACATTGGTGGAACAAATGCAGCACTCAACATTGGTGGACCAGATAAATTTGTAGTTCGTAACCCTTTAACCAATATTCCTTATATACCAGGAAGTTCTCTTAAAGGGAAGCTACGATGTTTAGTTGAATTAGCAAATGGAGAGTCTAATGAAGGTAAACCTTCAAACAATCCACAAAGCAAAGCTGGTGCATTGTTTGGTACTGCAGGAGATAGTGAGTCAAATCATGCATCACGCCTAATTGTAAGAGATGCAGTTATGGCAACACAAAATGATGACGAAAATGAACTAAAAATATTTGGACTTAAACGTTCTGACATACTAGACTTTAGCAATACTGATTTACCATTTACCGAGAGTAAAACAGAAGTAAATATAGATCGCATTACAGCTAAGGCTAATCCACGAACTTTTGAAAGAGTACCAGCAGGGGCATTTTTCAAGTTAGAAATGATTCTAAATATCTTTGAAGGAGAAGATGAAAGTAGTTTAAGAAGCACTCTAAATCAAGGAATTACCCTTCTACATGACGATTACCTTGGAGGAAACGGTTCACGTGGATACGGCCAAGTTGGAATAAAAATAATAAAAGAAGACGAAAAGACTTATTGA
- the csm4 gene encoding type III-A CRISPR-associated RAMP protein Csm4 — protein MKTFSIIKLTNLSPIHIGMGREATDCSAHTLHSDTLSAALAAMRVQIKGPKEIKEFINSFSISSAFPFWENHLFLPKPQGRLQVRIREKEESLTRKILKGVQYIESSLWSQLIKGEVIYVDQNQIHKNLLYGSMNNGSFPIISRSQVNERVSVSREKGKDAEPFFFEWDFYHNKAGLYVLTDAKKELLKELYELFTILGEQGIGTDRNIGGGKFNVEYGGTLELGETKENSNGQLLLSLYIPTEEELPKLNLKNSLYSILPRGGFMAGSCNEKNRHLHKKNIYMFNVGSYFITKEQLQGKVVDLQPTWNSNEMHPVYRSGLPLSVPIKILNYE, from the coding sequence ATGAAGACATTCTCAATCATAAAGCTAACTAACCTCTCTCCCATACATATAGGAATGGGCAGAGAGGCCACAGACTGTTCTGCACACACGCTACATTCTGATACTCTTTCTGCAGCATTGGCAGCTATGCGGGTACAAATTAAAGGCCCTAAAGAAATTAAAGAGTTTATAAATTCTTTTTCTATCAGCTCAGCCTTCCCCTTTTGGGAAAACCATCTTTTTCTACCAAAACCGCAAGGCCGCCTACAGGTTAGAATCAGAGAAAAAGAAGAAAGTCTAACACGTAAAATTCTTAAAGGAGTCCAATATATAGAAAGTAGTCTTTGGAGTCAACTAATTAAAGGAGAAGTAATTTATGTAGATCAAAATCAAATACACAAGAACCTGCTCTATGGTTCAATGAATAACGGATCATTTCCTATTATCTCACGTTCACAAGTAAATGAGCGAGTTAGCGTATCACGGGAAAAAGGGAAAGATGCAGAACCCTTCTTCTTCGAGTGGGATTTTTATCATAATAAAGCTGGACTCTATGTTCTTACTGATGCTAAAAAAGAATTACTCAAAGAATTATATGAGCTCTTCACCATACTCGGTGAACAGGGAATAGGAACAGACCGAAATATTGGTGGCGGCAAATTCAATGTTGAATATGGAGGGACATTAGAATTAGGGGAAACAAAAGAAAATAGTAACGGACAATTGCTTCTCTCACTCTATATCCCAACAGAAGAAGAGCTTCCAAAACTCAACCTCAAGAACTCCCTGTATAGCATTTTACCTCGAGGTGGTTTTATGGCTGGTAGCTGTAATGAAAAAAATCGGCATCTTCACAAAAAAAACATATATATGTTCAATGTCGGTTCTTACTTCATTACAAAAGAGCAATTACAAGGAAAAGTCGTAGATTTACAGCCCACATGGAACAGTAACGAAATGCATCCTGTCTACAGAAGCGGATTACCTCTTAGTGTACCTATTAAAATATTAAACTATGAGTAA
- the csm5 gene encoding type III-A CRISPR-associated RAMP protein Csm5: MSKVKIDIVSRVHIGSGEILQYGSDFIDFQEGGDNYVGIISPRKIMSLIKNDTKALDAWIATIERKKSIIDFMKTYAPKAITDDYCFRIDHTYETLKENDTLQTFIHNGLGDPYIPGSSIKGAIRTAVLSNIINKKNEVENLVNPTRINAKAIEQHLLGENPNKDIYRFLKIGDAVFGNNYENIVRLFSINERETNSYWDTSKSQLVETLMPKDSSVCEIRLDLKAYEYAKKYVQELPECMSSLNKMFSTINQHTKSLLAHEIKYWQDHINNPNAENVDKYIKNLEIIMEQIQKCKDPSKTSCILRLGAGSGWRFITGAWAETFEKFNESIVPVARPQNQRYSNYSFPKSRRLDSSCKPLGFIRMTLLED, encoded by the coding sequence ATGAGTAAAGTCAAAATAGATATCGTGAGCAGAGTTCATATTGGTTCTGGTGAAATTCTGCAATATGGAAGTGATTTCATAGATTTCCAAGAAGGGGGTGATAATTATGTAGGTATTATATCTCCTCGAAAAATAATGTCTCTGATAAAAAATGATACAAAAGCATTAGACGCTTGGATAGCAACTATTGAAAGAAAAAAATCTATCATTGACTTTATGAAGACCTATGCTCCAAAAGCAATTACTGATGATTATTGCTTCAGAATTGATCATACGTATGAAACTCTTAAAGAAAATGACACCCTCCAAACTTTTATTCATAACGGTTTAGGAGATCCCTACATCCCAGGGAGTTCTATCAAAGGTGCAATACGCACAGCTGTCCTATCCAATATTATCAATAAAAAAAATGAAGTGGAAAATCTTGTTAATCCTACAAGGATTAATGCAAAAGCTATAGAGCAGCACTTGTTAGGAGAAAATCCGAACAAAGATATATACCGTTTTCTCAAAATTGGAGATGCCGTTTTCGGTAATAATTATGAAAATATTGTAAGATTATTTAGTATTAATGAACGGGAAACAAACAGCTACTGGGATACATCTAAAAGCCAGTTGGTTGAAACATTGATGCCCAAAGATTCATCTGTCTGCGAAATAAGACTTGATTTAAAAGCTTATGAATACGCAAAAAAATATGTCCAAGAGCTACCAGAATGTATGTCATCACTCAATAAAATGTTCTCTACTATCAATCAACATACAAAGAGCTTATTAGCTCATGAAATAAAATATTGGCAAGACCATATTAATAATCCAAATGCTGAAAACGTAGATAAATACATTAAAAACCTGGAAATCATTATGGAACAGATACAAAAATGCAAAGACCCAAGTAAGACCTCCTGTATCCTACGTTTAGGAGCAGGATCAGGATGGCGATTCATTACTGGAGCATGGGCTGAAACATTTGAAAAATTCAACGAAAGTATTGTTCCTGTAGCACGTCCTCAAAATCAAAGATATAGTAATTACAGCTTTCCTAAATCAAGAAGGCTTGATAGTTCCTGTAAACCTTTAGGTTTCATACGTATGACATTATTAGAGGATTAA
- a CDS encoding Card1-like endonuclease domain-containing protein: MKKKVHIALVGGQTMPVILGIKESFPDEVILVHSEKSASEAKHIENLCSEECNLQEFPPVDYDTIKVSVNKLLHKLTDDEITINLSGGTKPWALSFALQTQGMKNVTLLYIDQNSICYNYTQQKKWTCKGLNMEELMQYNGQLAKSHILLDDYTEDDLDILQAIKAIRQYNFNDFNRLTTPGKDGQKKINNQSKGTLQTSNGSYIEWNKKENYITLSLSGKYGFKENTFESPHIMQIVFNSGWFEYDVALMISKWKYAKEIWLNTIYPYNNKYPKNEIDIIVNTGYKLLMIECKTQIYDNTDIDKFNTAVKNYGGLGSKALFITDAKMKPEAIEKCSDNHILSFSMKDFENRQSAQESLFQLLDKELFYINTK, from the coding sequence ATGAAAAAAAAGGTACATATAGCGCTTGTCGGAGGTCAAACTATGCCTGTTATTCTCGGTATAAAAGAAAGTTTTCCTGACGAGGTCATACTTGTGCATTCTGAGAAAAGCGCATCTGAAGCAAAACATATAGAGAACCTCTGTTCTGAAGAATGCAATCTACAAGAATTTCCACCTGTTGATTATGATACTATCAAAGTTTCTGTTAACAAACTATTACACAAACTTACTGATGATGAGATAACAATCAACCTATCTGGTGGAACAAAGCCATGGGCTCTTTCATTTGCCTTACAAACACAAGGGATGAAGAATGTTACATTGTTATACATCGATCAAAATAGTATATGCTACAACTATACCCAACAAAAGAAATGGACTTGTAAAGGCCTCAACATGGAAGAGTTAATGCAGTACAATGGTCAACTTGCAAAGTCACATATCTTATTAGATGACTATACAGAAGATGATCTTGATATCTTACAGGCAATAAAAGCTATAAGGCAATATAACTTTAACGATTTTAATAGATTAACAACACCTGGAAAAGATGGACAAAAAAAAATAAACAATCAAAGTAAAGGAACACTTCAAACCTCCAATGGTTCATACATAGAATGGAACAAAAAAGAAAATTACATAACTCTATCACTGAGTGGCAAATATGGATTTAAAGAAAACACATTTGAGTCCCCACACATTATGCAGATTGTTTTCAACTCGGGCTGGTTTGAATATGACGTTGCACTGATGATTAGCAAATGGAAATATGCCAAAGAGATTTGGTTAAACACCATTTATCCATATAATAATAAGTATCCCAAAAATGAGATAGACATAATTGTCAATACAGGTTATAAACTTCTTATGATAGAGTGCAAGACCCAAATATATGACAACACAGATATTGATAAATTCAACACAGCTGTGAAAAACTATGGTGGATTGGGATCTAAGGCACTCTTCATTACAGATGCAAAGATGAAACCAGAAGCTATAGAAAAATGTTCAGACAATCATATTCTCTCATTTAGTATGAAAGACTTTGAAAATCGACAGTCAGCACAAGAATCATTATTCCAACTACTCGACAAAGAACTTTTTTATATAAATACCAAATAG
- the csx2 gene encoding TIGR02221 family CRISPR-associated protein — MARKLFISVLGTGLYEKSVYTQGDFKSSETRFIQQATLELIGCKETWTEEDRVCILLTDKAKELNWEVSSRKHPHTKEEIAYEGLSTLLQKMDLRSHIIPVSICDGKNEDEMWKIFQTTFELIQDGDELYFDLTHSFRYLPMLILVLSNYAKFLKNIRIAHISYGNYEARNEEGSPIVDLLPLTVLQDWTFAAADFLHNGRSEQLTQLTQQVFKPILRNTCGQNKEASNLEYFSNSLQRITNNLQMCRGLEITHNDNIAKLQKNIENLSKEIIIPLIPIVNKITQSFTRFSTDSNILNGLHAAQWCYDNQMYQQAITILQETVVTYICHNENLSITDKDARNLVNTAFYVIGKRWQERENLWTLPKYGEGNEALNKVRELIKLPIMIALSNSFENATEIRNDFNHAGFRKQVFSPKQLIEKIEKSIKDIHDIIINENYVHQPL; from the coding sequence ATGGCACGAAAACTATTCATATCCGTTCTCGGGACGGGTCTATACGAAAAAAGTGTATACACACAAGGAGATTTTAAATCCAGTGAAACAAGATTCATCCAACAGGCAACACTTGAGTTGATTGGATGTAAGGAAACTTGGACAGAAGAAGATAGGGTTTGCATCCTGCTCACAGACAAAGCGAAAGAATTAAACTGGGAGGTATCATCACGCAAACATCCGCATACGAAGGAAGAAATAGCCTACGAGGGACTGAGCACTTTACTCCAGAAAATGGATTTACGTTCACATATTATACCTGTATCAATCTGCGATGGGAAGAATGAGGACGAAATGTGGAAGATATTCCAAACTACATTTGAGCTAATACAGGATGGGGATGAACTTTACTTCGACCTCACCCACAGTTTCCGCTATTTACCAATGCTCATTCTTGTTCTTAGCAATTATGCAAAGTTCTTAAAGAACATCCGCATAGCACATATTTCATACGGCAACTATGAAGCACGTAACGAAGAGGGTTCCCCTATCGTAGATTTGCTACCGCTGACAGTTCTTCAAGACTGGACCTTTGCTGCTGCCGATTTCTTACACAATGGACGTAGCGAACAGCTGACACAACTAACCCAACAAGTGTTTAAGCCAATTCTGCGTAATACTTGTGGTCAAAATAAGGAAGCTAGCAATTTGGAATATTTCTCCAACTCTTTGCAGAGGATAACAAATAATCTTCAAATGTGTCGTGGACTTGAGATTACTCATAATGATAACATTGCTAAATTACAGAAGAACATCGAGAACCTCTCAAAAGAGATCATCATTCCTTTAATTCCTATAGTTAATAAAATAACGCAGTCCTTTACAAGGTTCTCTACAGATTCCAATATACTCAACGGATTGCACGCAGCACAATGGTGCTACGATAATCAAATGTATCAACAAGCTATTACTATTCTACAAGAAACTGTTGTTACATATATCTGTCATAACGAAAATCTTTCTATAACTGATAAGGACGCACGTAACCTTGTAAATACGGCTTTTTATGTTATAGGAAAAAGATGGCAAGAAAGAGAAAATCTTTGGACACTTCCAAAATACGGAGAAGGGAATGAAGCTCTTAATAAAGTGCGAGAACTCATCAAACTGCCAATTATGATAGCTTTATCAAACAGTTTTGAGAACGCAACAGAAATCCGTAACGATTTCAATCATGCAGGCTTCCGTAAACAAGTATTTAGTCCTAAACAGCTTATTGAGAAAATCGAAAAGAGTATAAAAGACATACATGACATTATCATCAACGAAAATTATGTTCATCAACCTCTCTAA